One stretch of Kluyveromyces marxianus DMKU3-1042 DNA, complete genome, chromosome 8 DNA includes these proteins:
- the ALG6 gene encoding dolichyl-P-Glc:Man(9)GlcNAc(2)-PP-dolichol alpha-1,3-glucosyltransferase: protein MAVKKRSPAKNSSKKAGNTSTNNDGLSSLSSEVNSSNHKKGIEKESLEAFFASPLYDFLTPFRPVGNQWCAKYVIVIFALIIRCAVGLGGYSGLQTPPMFGDFEAQRHWMEITQYLPIREWYWYDLQYWGLDYPPFTAYHSYVLGKLGSFFHKEWFELDSSRGYESLDLKSYMRFTVIISELLLYIPAVIYFTKWVGRYRSQSPIGQYIAAAAIIFQPALILIDHGHFQYNCVMLGMTVYALNNFLDGFYAMGAICFVLSICFKQMALYYSPIIFAYLLSKSIYSPRFNFPRLFAVAISTILAFIGCFGPIYVFGGYKNLVQSIHRIFPFARGIFEDKVANFWCVSNILIKYKNLFTQNDLQLYSLIATVVGLLPSFIITFLYPKKHLLPYALAACSMSFFLFSFQVHEKTILLPLLPITLLYCSNDWNVLSLVCWINNVALFTLWPLLKKDGLQLQYGVLLVFSNWLIGNFSFVTPRFLPKFLTPGPSISNIDEDYRRSILLPNSIFWRIIIVSSYVAMGVIHILDHFFTPPAKYPDLWVLANCSLGFASFMVFWIWNNYKLFSMRNKTLHHL, encoded by the coding sequence ATGGCtgtgaagaagagaagtcCGGCAAAGAATTCCTCAAAAAAGGCTGGGAACACATCTACAAATAACGATGGGCTCTCCTCTTTGTCGTCGGAGGTCAATTCATCTAATCATAAAAAGGGAATTGAGAAGGAATCTTTAGAGGCGTTCTTTGCTTCGCCTTTATATGATTTCTTAACTCCCTTTAGACCTGTCGGTAATCAATGGTGTGCGAAATatgttattgttatatTTGCCTTGATTATAAGATGTGCTGTTGGTCTAGGTGGTTATTCTGGGTTGCAAACGCCTCCAATGTTCGGTGATTTCGAAGCCCAGAGGCATTGGATGGAAATCACACAATATTTACCTATCCGTGAATGGTATTGGTATGATCTTCAGTATTGGGGACTTGATTATCCTCCTTTCACGGCATACCATTCATACGTGTTGGGAAAATTGGGATCTTTCTTCCACAAGGAATGGTTTGAATTAGACTCATCCAGAGGATACGAATCTCTGGACTTGAAGTCATATATGAGATTTACCGTTATCATAAGTGAGCTGTTACTGTATATTCCTGCTGTTATCTACTTTACGAAATGGGTTGGGAGATACAGATCACAATCACCTATCGGGCAGTAcattgctgctgctgcgaTCATATTCCAACCagctttgattttgattgaCCACGGCCATTTCCAATATAACTGTGTCATGTTGGGTATGACTGTTTATGCCTTGAATAACTTTTTGGATGGCTTCTATGCTATGGGGGCTATATGTTTTGTTCTCTCCATATGCTTCAAACAAATGGCGTTGTATTATTCTCCAATCATATTTGCTTACTTGTTGAGCAAATCAATATATTCCCCTCGTTTTAATTTCCCACGGCTCTTTGCAGTGGCAATATCCACTATCCTGGCATTCATCGGTTGTTTTGGTCCAATATATGTCTTTGGAGGGTATAAGAACTTAGTTCAATCTATTCACAGAATCTTCCCTTTCGCAAGAGGTATTTTTGAGGATAAAGTTGCAAACTTCTGGTGTGTTTCAAACATTTTGATTAAATATAAGAACCTCTTCACTCAAAACGATCTTCAGTTGTACTCGCTCATTGCTACAGTTGTCGGTTTGTTGCCATCATTTATTATCACTTTCTTGTACCCCAAAAAGCATTTACTTCCTTACGCTTTAGCAGCCTGCTCTATGtcattcttcttgttcagTTTCCAGGTGCACGAAAAGACGATTTTGTTACCATTGCTTCCAATCACTTTGTTGTATTGCTCGAATGACTGGAAtgttctttctcttgtatGCTGGATCAATAACGTCGCATTATTCACACTATGGCCATTGCTCAAAAAAGATGGATTACAATTACAGTATGGAGTGTTGCTTGTATTCAGTAATTGGCTAATTGGTAATTTCAGTTTTGTTACTCCACGATTCCTTCCAAAGTTCTTAACTCCAGGACCATCCATCAGTAACATTGATGAAGACTACAGACGTTCTATATTGTTACCTAACAGCATATTCTGGAGAATAATCATTGTGTCCTCATACGTGGCTATGGGTGTAATACACATTTTAGATCACTTTTTCACGCCACCAGCTAAATACCCAGACCTTTGGGTATTAGCTAACTGTAGTTTAGGGTTTGCAAGTTTCATGGTTTTCTGGATTTGGAACAACTACAAATTATTCTCTATGAGAAATAAGACGTTGCATCATTTATAa